One stretch of Pedobacter riviphilus DNA includes these proteins:
- a CDS encoding amidohydrolase family protein → MNISVADLHCHPSMKPYGRSFPDRVPGTDPLMKDCIYFYGNPPFVKKILNKILGITSFPQAGIQALEKGGVGLIFCSLYPFEKGFVRKNALPGDLVADSVNLVTGIGKERIHYIQDPNNGYFTDLENEYAFLRALDGKVFTFGSKKIRYVLLMDFQHMAQSQNDEVYTVYIGLSFEGMHALYNRFEDVGSVDPLVKQSLTDNLAKVKAWPHCPLFITFAHHFYNGLCGHAASLTDFSVKLITNQSVMLGKGLNALGKDMIRALLSKTNGKRILIDIKHMSIAARKEYFELLDQEYSNEHIPVIVSHGAICGDEYAYNWFLSADINFSDREIVLIGQSEGLFGIQLDERRIASSHEIALFRKHLGSEAILLHAALFVWRQIRYIAVLLDINRLPAWDIQCLGSDNDGIVNPIDGIWTSADFGLLKDRLLIHANAFVENPDYNMSMPANLISGEEIVEKFMSKNMLSFMEKNFR, encoded by the coding sequence ATGAATATCTCTGTTGCAGATTTACATTGCCACCCTTCTATGAAGCCTTACGGGCGTAGTTTTCCTGACAGGGTACCTGGCACCGATCCATTAATGAAAGACTGCATTTATTTTTATGGTAATCCACCATTTGTAAAAAAGATTCTCAATAAAATTTTAGGTATTACCAGCTTTCCTCAGGCAGGTATTCAAGCGCTTGAAAAAGGAGGTGTTGGACTTATTTTCTGTTCACTTTATCCTTTCGAAAAAGGTTTTGTCAGAAAAAATGCTTTACCGGGTGATTTAGTTGCCGATAGTGTAAACCTTGTTACTGGCATCGGAAAAGAGCGTATACATTATATTCAGGATCCAAACAATGGGTATTTTACCGACCTGGAAAATGAATATGCTTTTTTAAGAGCTTTAGATGGAAAGGTATTCACTTTTGGATCGAAGAAAATCAGGTATGTATTGTTAATGGATTTTCAACATATGGCTCAAAGCCAAAATGATGAGGTATATACCGTATACATCGGATTGTCTTTTGAAGGGATGCATGCACTTTACAATCGCTTTGAAGATGTAGGGAGCGTTGATCCTTTGGTAAAACAAAGTTTAACGGATAACCTGGCTAAGGTAAAAGCCTGGCCACACTGCCCGTTGTTTATCACTTTTGCCCATCATTTTTATAATGGATTATGTGGACACGCCGCTAGCTTAACTGATTTTTCTGTGAAGCTGATCACCAATCAAAGTGTGATGCTTGGAAAAGGACTTAATGCATTGGGTAAGGATATGATCAGGGCATTGTTATCCAAAACAAATGGAAAGCGAATCCTTATCGATATCAAACACATGAGCATTGCAGCCAGAAAAGAATATTTCGAGCTTTTAGATCAGGAATACAGCAATGAGCATATACCAGTAATTGTTAGCCACGGCGCAATATGTGGCGATGAGTATGCTTACAACTGGTTTTTAAGTGCCGATATCAACTTTTCTGATCGGGAAATTGTACTTATTGGACAAAGCGAAGGGCTGTTTGGAATACAATTAGATGAAAGGCGTATTGCCAGTAGCCATGAAATTGCGCTATTTAGAAAGCACCTTGGGAGCGAGGCAATTTTACTCCATGCAGCACTATTTGTGTGGAGACAGATCCGTTATATTGCGGTGTTGCTTGATATCAATAGGCTTCCAGCCTGGGATATCCAATGTTTAGGAAGCGACAACGACGGTATTGTTAATCCGATTGATGGGATATGGACCTCTGCTGATTTTGGATTGCTAAAAGACAGACTTCTTATCCATGCGAATGCCTTTGTAGAAAATCCTGATTACAACATGTCAATGCCGGCCAATTTGATATCAGGAGAAGAAATTGTAGAGAAGTTTATGAGCAAAAATATGCTCAGTTTTATGGAGAAAAATTTCAGATAA